GCTGAAACTGCATCTCATCCAGCACAAAGAAAGAGTAACCGCCGCTTTCACCTACATTGTAGACCAGGGAGTTGCTGATTCTGATGGTGTTTACCTTGTAATCGTTGTCTTTGCCCCTATTGCCACGCAGGATCGTATTGCCCACCCCGTGTATAATGCTGTTCTCAACGATGAAATTTCCGAAGTTGGCGGCACCGCCAACGAAGTTGAAGAAGTAATCGGCACCTTCCACGCTACCGTCAAACTCGATACCAGCGAAGGTCGCTCCGGCACCCTCTCCTTCCACATCAAACTGCTTGAAGTTTACCTTAGTATCTCTGGGATTGCCCGAAGTAGACCGGAGTGTGATTTTCTTCCCGTTGATTTTAAACGTTTCTGAAAGAGAGTACACTCCCGGCTCCAGGCCAATCACGTCACCGCTTGCACTATTTTCCAGGGCCTCCTGCAGGTTGTCTTCCGGCGTCAGCACGGTGGTGTACATGGTTTCCATGGCCGTGGTGAACGAAGAGAAGCCCTTGCTTCTGTTGCCGGCATAGATCTCTACGTTATAGAACGTGTTCGGCTGCAGGTTGCCCACGGTGATGGAGCCCGAGGCGATGGCCTCCTCAGTTAGCGCTACCTCAATAGCATCGCCCGTGGCAGGACGAAGCACTAACCGCGTCAAAGTCGGAGTTGGTCTCCACCTTAACAGGACGCTCGTTGCTTTGATGTCCGGCCCATAGAGTGGCAGCATTACCTGCTCTCCCCTTATCTGAAAGCTATTGCTGGTTACCCAGTGCGACTCCGGCCTGTCACCCAGTGCGTTGGCCTTGATGCGGGCGAAGTACTTTGTCCGTACGTCCAGTTGCTCGTCTGTTAGTACCACACCGGCCGTGTCTGTCTGCACCGAAACAATTACGGGTGACTGGAACAGGGTGTCTGCGGCCACCTCTACGGTATAAGTAGCGCCGCTGCTGGCGGTGGTGTACAGCGATGGGTTCCAAGTTAGCTTTACCTGATTGATGCCGGACTGCGACTGGATGTCGCCGGCGGGCGTGAACATGCGCATTGGGGCCAGCTTATCCGGGTCCTCCTCGCAGGACAACGCCAGCATGCCCAGCAGCACCACCGGTAGAAGTCGGAATATTCTGTTTATAGCCTCTTTCATATCTTGAAGGTTAGATTTCATGATTCAGATTTTGAATTAATAGCCGTAGTCCTGAGTTAGCCTGTAGTTTTGGTTCAGGACGCCTGAGTAGATCGGGAACAGCTCCGATTTGTTTGCCTCGAACGCCACGGCGAAACTCGCCACGTAGTCTGCGTCCACAGCCGCTGCCCAGTTCACGCGGGTATAGCCCACGGGAGCCGATGAAGGCGCTGGCGTGAACATCACGTCGCTGATCGGGCCGCCATAGAAGTTAAAGCTCTCCACCTCTGCCGGCACCGTGAGGTTTACCACCGGTGTTGGCTGGTAGTACACATACTTTGGCACGTTGGCATAGCGCCCCTGCTGGTTCATCAAATCCCTCAGGTCTTGCCGCGTTTCGGCTACCATGGTTGCCAATCGATTCCAGCGAATCAAGTCATACTTGCGAATTCCCTCTCCTCCAAACTCTAGCAGGCGCTCGTGTACAAGTGCTTCAAAAAAGCCTTCCTTGTCTGTTGGCGTGTTGCCCATTCTGGCTTCGTGGCCTACAAAGGCTCTTCTTCTCACCTTCTCGAAAGCCTCAATGGCCTGTGGCGTTGGTCCGTTCAGCTCATTCTCAGCCTCAGCGAACATCAGCAGCACGTCGGCATAACGCAGCACCGGCCAATTGATGCCCACGTTCTGTGCTGTTCCGGCGATGCTTGTCCAGTACTTGCGAAACTTGCCATCGCGCATGAGTGTGAGGCGTGTCAGTTCCTTTTCATCGTTCTTGTCTATCTGGAAGTAAGCAATGGTAACATCTCTCCTTACATCACCGATTGAGTCAAACTCATAGAAGTATGTTGGGATGGCCTCGAGCTGCCCGTTAGCCGCGCCATACTTGGAGCTGCGGTCAATGCGGATGCCATTGCTGTAGCCCAGCTTGCTGTCTGTCCTGGAGTTGCCTCCAAAGGCACCCACCTCAAAGATCATCTCGTTGCCGCTTCCGCCACTAACACCTGTGTGCAGGTTTCTGAAAACCTGCTCAAAGCTTGGGTTCAGGCTATACTTGCCGCTCTGCATGATGTCCAGTGTTTCCTGCCGTGCTATCTGGTAGTAGGTCTGGTAATCTGAGCGGCGCTCTACCTGGCGGGAGTCTCTTCTGAGGGCATAACCGCCACGGGCTAGCGCGAGTCTTGCCCGCAGGCCCTTCACAGCTGCTTTCGTGATGCGCGTGTTAGGGTCTCCCGATTCATCCTGCCACGGCACCAACTCGGCAGCCTGTGCCAGATCCTCCAGCAGACGGTCGTAAATCTGGTCCTGGTCTGTTTTTGGCAAGTATAAATCAGTCTGGTCTGCGGATGGCTCGAAAGGAGCCGGTACATCGCCCCAGTTGCGAATCAACTCATGGTAGAAGATGGCACGAAGCGTCAGGGCCTCGCCATGCAGTTTCCGCAGCGCCGCCTGCTCGGCCGGGGTGCCGCTGGTATACAGGGCGGAGGCCGGAATATACTTGATGGCAATGTTGGCGCGCTCTATGCCTTCGTACAACTGCAGAAAGGGATTGTTGAGCTCCGAGTTGTCCGGACTAACGCCGAAGCCGCTGATACCTCTGCGGTCAAGCGGGTTGTACGTGCCACCGATCCTGAAATCGTCGGCCGCGTTCGGGTAGAGCGTTGAAATACGGCTGCCGTACCCATTGTCGCCCATCAGGCTGTTGTAAATACCAGTTACGGCGGAGTTGGCATAGCCTACACTTGTAAAAACGGTTGCCTGCGATACGGTGGACGGGTTCTCCACGTCCAGGTAGTTCTCGCAGGAGGAGAATGTCAGGATGCCCCCCAGTGCCAGTGGTAAAAGCAGCGACTTTATATAGTTCTTATTCATCTTCATCACCTTAAAAAATTAGAAAGTAACATTCACACCACCCAGTATAAAGCGGCTGCGCGGATAGGCAGCGTAGTCAACCCCTGGCGTCAGCGGGTTGCCGCGGCGGGTGTTTGCTTCCGGATCGTAACCTGAGTAACCTGTTAAGGTCAGCAGGTTGTTTACGGTGGCGTATACTCTGAACTTGGAGAAAACCCTTGTTCTGTCAACAATGCTTTGCGGCAAAGTATAACCGAGTGTCACGTTGCTGATGCGCAGGTAAGAACCATCTTCGATGGCGAAAGAGTGCAGGAAGTACTGGCCCAGCGGCGGTGTCCAGAACTGAGCGTTCTGGTTCAGGGCAGCCAGTTGCTCAGGGTCCGTTACCAGTTGCCCGTTGTCGTCGAAGCGTCTCCAGCGGTCGTTCACCATCGTCAGCATGTTGTTATCACGGTACAGGTACTGTGTAGTGAACTCAATCTTGTTGGCGTTGTACACTTTGTTGCCATAGGAGAAGTTCATGAACACGCTCAGGTCAAAGCCTTTGTAGGTGAACTGCTGACCAAAGCCACCGATGAATTTCGGCTGTGAAGAACCTAATACTTTTCTATCATCCGGAGTAATCATGGAGTTGCCATCGTCTGTCAGGTCAGCTAACCTAAGGTCGCCTGGCTGCGGGTCTCTGTTACCAAGAGCAATGTCTTTGCTGTTCGGAATGCCCTCTTTCAGCGTATACGTCCAGGTACCGGAGGCTTCGTTGAAGGCGGCGTTGAAATCATCCACTGTGTAGAAGCCGTCTGTAACGTAGCCATAGTACTGGCCGATTGGCTGACCCACCTGTACCCAGAAATCCTGCAGGTTATTCACCCAACCTGACATCTCGGCATAAGACTGCAGCTGGTTGCCCTCAGAGTCAATTCCCAGGCTCACGATCTTGTTGCGGTTGAAAGCCATGTTAAAGTTGGTGTTCCAGGTGAAGGCGCTGTTGTCCACCACCACGCCGCTTAACTGCAGTTCCAGTCCTTTGTTCTCTGTTTCACCGATGTTCTGCAACTGGGTGGAGTAACCGCTGGTTTGTGGGATCCGGGCCATCAAAAGAAGATCTCTGGTGCTGTTCTGGTACACATCCACCGAGCCGCTTAGCCTGTTGTTAAACAGGGAGAAGTCGAGGCCAAGGTTCCTGGAGATGGTTGTTTCCCACTTCAGGTTTGCGTTAGCCAGGTCGGGCGCCACAAAACCAGGAGTCACCGCCTCAGAGAAGGCATAGCCATAGTTGCCTGAGTTGGTGAACTGCGTTTTCCAAAGGTCCTGCCCGATACGGTTGTTACCTACTTCGCCGTAGCTGATGCGCAGCTTCAGGTCAGACAACCAATTGTCGGTACCAGCCATAAAGTCTTCATCAGCAATATGCCAGGCCAGGGATGCAGAAGGGAAATAGCCTACGCGGTTCTCAGGAGAGAAAAGCGAAGAGGCATCACGGCGCAGGTTTACTGTGGCCAGGTACTTGCCCTTGTAGTTGTAGGTGGCACGCCCGAAGAAAGACAGGAGTCTGTTTTCCTGCTCAAACGTAGCCGGCGCATCCTGTATCAAGCCCGATGGCGGTGTTGCCTTGTCGATACCGGCCCAGGCCTGCTCTGCGGTGATATCCACTGGCAGGTACTTGGTGATTATGGTAGAGCCGTTCGACTGGCGCTGCCAGATCTCATGTCCGAGCAGGGCCGTAAACTCGTGATCTGACCCCAGATCGAATCTATAGTTCAGCGTGTTGGAGTTTGTCAGCGAGAGCGCCTCTCCCTTACGAATCTCAGATACCGGCATGTCTGCGTTCTGTCTGGCAAGGCTGGTGTAGCGGCCGTCGAAATCGTAGCGGTCGGTGTTGGTGTTGGTGATACCGACAACCGTTTTAAAAGTCAGGTTCTTGATGATGTCGTAGCTGAACCAGCCATTCACCAGGATGTCGTTTCGGTTGTTTTCGCGCAGCTCCTGGTTGGCCAGCAGCAGCGGGCTGATCAGGTTCGTCTGGTTGGCGAACTCAGGATCAAACTCATCTACTGTGCTTTCCATGCCTGGCGCCACAAATGGTCTGAAGCGCACGGCGTTTCTCAGCCTGTTGTTGCTCTGCGAGCCGGTAGCGGAAGTGCCTACGCCTTCTATCGACTGGCGGCTGTAGCGGGTGCTAAGACCCAAACGCAGCTTGTCAGTAGCGCGGTGGTCGAACTTAAAAGAGGCGAGCGTTCTGACAAAGCCAGAGTTCAGCATAATGCCTTGCTCATCGGAGTGGTTCAGCGTAAAATTAAAAGAGGTTTTCTCGCTACCGCCCCTCACGCCAAGTATGTGTGTCTGGCTTGATGCGTCGCGTCCGAAAACCTCCTCCTGCCAATCGGCAAACGGCATGTTCTGATAGATATCGATATCCTCGTACAGGCCATAGCGCTGTGTAAAGGTGTTTTTCGTTTCCTGGTCGGTGTTGTAGTTGTAGATTTCGTACTGATACTTCACGTAGTCGTACGGCTTCATCACGTCCAGCTTGTTTACGATGCTTCTTACACCGGCAAATCCGTTGTAAGTCACTTCGGTTGGCATGGCCACACCGCCTTTTGTCGTGATCACCACCACGCCGTTGGCACCGCGGGCACCGTAAATAGCGGTAGAGGCCGCATCTTTCAGCACGTCAATCGACTCAATCTCCTGTGGCGAAAGTATAGACAAGGCATCCTCCATCTGGATACCGTCCACAATATATAAAGGAGAGTTATCCTGAGTGATTGAGCCTCCGCCGCGTACCCGAATCTGAATTTCGGCGCCTGGCTGGCCCTCCGAGGTAGTTACCTGCACACCTGCCAGCCTGCCGGCAAGCGCTTCCGCAGCCGTGCTTACAGGTATATCGGCCAATTGCTTCGAATTTACCGACGACACAGAACTCGTTAGGTCCCTTCTGTTCACGGTACCGTAACCCACCACCACTACTTCTTCCAGCGCCTGCTGGTCAGGTTGAATAGAAGTGTTTATTGTTTGCCTGCCCTCTACAGGCACTTCCTTTGTCTTATAACCGATAAAGGAGAAGATCAGGGTAGCATCGCTATCAACAGCAGGGAGCGTGAAAGTTCCATCCACCCCGGTTGCCGTTCCCTTAGAGGTTCCTTTCTGCAGCACCGTTACCCCAGGCAGGCCGTCGCCGTTTTCGTCTGTAACGGTTCCGGTTACGGTAAGGCCCTGAGCAAGCGCACCTGACATGGCGATAAAGAAAAGGGGCAGGAAGAACAAACACCTCATCTTCTCTAGTAAAGCGTTTCGCATAGGTTGTTTATTAAGTGTAAGTGTATAGGTTAGATTCATTTTCATTCTCAAATCGCACGGCGACCAGGTTAATCGGTCCTTTTACCCTGTGCCGCCTTTTGCGCAACTGGTGAGTGCATCCTTACTTTACCTGCGGCTGCACCTGCCTCTCCTCGCGGTATCAGAAGCAAAACAAGTTGTATTCTGCCCTGAATCTGTGCTTTGATGATTAATCACTTACCGGTAGTGATTTAGATTTGTTGCGCAAACGATTGCATTTTAAAAATTTTTCTCTTCATTTACAAAATAAACAGCGGCATTTTTACCTTAATTTGATCAAAACAGCCATTGTAACAAGTATAGCCCTATAATTTTTAGCGTAAGTACTTACTCACCCGATGTGGGTTTCCTCAACGCAAATCGAATTAAAACCGTACTTGGCTTATAATTATTGAAAATTAATTGTATTTTGCGCAAACGTTTACACAACTTATAGAACTATGAGCACATCCTATTCTATCAGACACGCCATTCACCCGAACGATAGCAAGACCTATGACACAGCAAAGCTTCGCGAGGCATTCCTTATAGAAGACCTATTTCAAAAAGACGCTGTTCAGGGTGTTTATACTATGTATGACCGCCTGATAGTAGGTGGCGCGCAACCCGCTAATAAGCCCCTGCCCCTGGAGTCGTTCCCGACACTGCGCTCGGAAAACTTCCTGGACAGACGCGAACTCGGCATCATTAACATCGGGGCAGAAAGTACGGTAACCGTAGATGGCGAAGTGATTACACTGGCTAACAAGGAGGCGCTTTATGTAGGCATGGGAACCAAAGAAGTAATCTTCCACCCTGCCGCCAACGGTGCCGATACCTTCTTCTATTTTAACTCGGCCCCGGCACACCGCAATTACCCTACAAAGAAGGTAGCGCTTGACCAGGCTGAGACAGTGGAAATGGGTTCGCTGGAGAACTCGAACCACCGCATTATCCGCAAACTGCTCATCAACTCGGTGGTGGAAACATGCCAGCTGCAGATGGGCCTGACCGAGCTGCAGCAGGGAAGCGTCTGGAACACCATGCCCGCCCACACCCACGACAGAAGAATGGAGGCCTATTTATACTTCAACCTGCCGGAAGACCAGGTGGTGAGCCACTTTATGGGCGAGCCCCAGGAAACGCGCCACCTCTTCGTAAAAAACCGACAGGCCGTTATCTCCCCGCCATGGTCTATCCACAGCGGCGCGGGCACTTACAACTATGCCTTTATCTGGGGTATGGCCGGCGAGAACCTGGACTACAACGACATGGACAAAGTACAACCGACGGACCTGAAATAAGCGGATATGAATCTATTTGACTTACAAGGGCAGGTTGCCCTGATTACGGGTGCCACGCACGGCCTGGGCATGGCGATGGCCAAAGCGCTTGGCAAGGCCGGTGCCACGCTGGTAATAAACGGCAACACCCCCGCCAAGATGGAGGCTGCCTTGGCCAACTACAGCGCGGAAGGTTACAGTGTGCACGGCTACCTTTTTGATGTGACGGATGAGGCCCAGGTGCAGGAGAACGTGGCCCGGATTGAGCAGGAAGTTGGCCCGATAGGAATTCTGGTAAACAATGCCGGCATGATTAAGCGGGTGCCGGCACTTGAAATGGATGTGGCGGAGTTCCGCAAAGTAGTGGATGTGGACCTGACCGCTCCCTTCATCATGTCGAAGTATGTGGCCAAAAACATGGTAGCGCGGCGCAGCGGCAAGATCATTAACATCTGCTCAATGATGAGCGAGTTGGGCCGGGACACTGTTTCGGCTTACGCCGCCGCCAAAGGAGGCCTGAAGATGCTGACCCGTAACCTTGCCACCGAATGGGCCAAGTATAACATACAGGTGAACGGCATCGGACCGGGCTATTTCGCCACCGACCAGACGGCTCCCATCCGTGTGGACGGTCACCCCTTCAATGACTTTATCATCAACAGAACACCCGCAGGAAGATGGGGCGACCCAGCGGATTTGGAAGGCACTACTATATTCCTGGCCAGCAAGGCCAGTAATTTCATAAACGGCCAGATTATATATGTGGATGGTGGTATATTAGCCACTATTGGCAAACCTAGCAACGAGAACTAGGTTAGCTTATGGATGCCGCCGAGCAGAACAGGCACAAAGCACTTACACACAACACACTGGAATGGAAACGAAAGCGAAAGTAACGATACACGATATAGCCGAGAAACTGAATGTGACGGCTTCTACCGTATCACGCGCTCTCAACAACAGCCCGAGAATCAGCGAAGTAACCAAAAAGGCGGTACTGAAGGCGGCGAAGCAAATGAATTACCAGCCCAACAACATTGCCGCCGCCCTTCGGAACGGCAAAAGCAATATTATTGGCATTATCGTACCCACGGCCGACAGAGCCTTCTTCGCCTCCGTTATCCGGGGAATTGAGGAGGTGGCGAACACCTTCAACTACAAAGTGATCATTAGCCAATCGTACGACAACTACGAGAAGGAAGTACAGACGATCGATGCACTTTTCAGTGCCCGCGTAGACGGCATTATCGCCTCCATCGGAAAGAACACCGAAGACTTTGCCCATTACAAAAACGCGCTGGAAAAAGGTTTTCCGCTGGTGTTGTTTGACCGCACCACCGATGCCCTGGATGTAAGCCAGGTCATGATAAACGACTACCTGGGCGCCTACAAGGTCGTGGAGCACCTTATTGAGCAGGGTTGCAAGCGCATTGCGCATTTCACAAGTCCAAAAAAAGTAAGCGTGTTTAAGGAGCGCCTCCGCGGGTACGTGGATGCGCTGAAAGACAACGGACTGCCTTACGACGAGGAGCTGGTGGTGCTAAGCAACCTGCAACTGGAGGATGGCCGGGCAAGTATGGAACAGCTTCTGCAACTGAAAGAGATGCCGGACGCCGTTTTCTCGGCAAGTGATTTCGGGGCCATGGGCGCCATGCAGGTGCTAAAAGAGCGTGGCATCAAAATTCCGGAGCAGGTAGCACTGGCTGGGTTCAGTAATGACCCCTTCACCTCCTTCACCGATCCGCCGCTGACCACCGTGGACCAGCTAAGCCTGACGATGGGCCGCAGAACGGCAGAACTGTTCTTTCAGCAGCTCAAGGCAGGCGATAAAAGGGCCGTACCTCAGAAAACGGTGCTGAAGCCCGAACTGATTATCCGAAAATCCTCCCTTAAAAAGGGGATATAACAAGTATAGCACAGGCCCCGCAGCTCACGCCGAAAGCCTGACTTTAGAAGGAACATAAAACGGAACAAGGCATGCAGCCAGGTACAGCTCCGTAAGCCAAACGAAATGATTATGAAGCAATTAAACAGACAGACAGCTAACATCACGCGCAACTACCCGGTTAAGGTGCTGCAGTTTGGAGAGGGCAATTTTCTCCGCGGATTTGTAGACTGGATCATCGATATCCTGAACGAAAAAACGGACTTTAACGGAAGCGTTAAGATTATACAGCCGATCGAACGGGGCATCGTGCACCTGCTGAACCAGCAGGATGGCCTGTACCATGTGCTGCTCAACGGCATACAGGGCGGCAAGGAAACACAGGAAACACGCCTGATTACCAGCGTTTCCGGCGCACTGAACCCTTACGACAATTATAGTGCATACCTGCAACTGGCCGAGAACCCGGACCTGGAGTTTATCATCTCCAACACAACGGAAGCGGGTATTTGCTTTGAAGAAGCTGACACAAGTATGGATACGATTCCATCCAGCTTCCCGGGCAAGCTGACTGCCTTGCTTTACCACCGCTTCAGTCACTTCAGCGGCGCACCAGACAAAGGACTGAACATCATCCCTTGTGAGCTAATCGAGAAGAACGGGGCAAAACTGAAGGAAACCATACTTCAGTTTGCCGCGCACTGGAACCTGCCGCAAGAATTTACGAACTGGATCAACGAGAGCAACATCTTCTGCAACACGCTGGTAGACCGCATTGTACCAGGCTTCCCGAAAGACGACATCAAGCAAATCCAGCAGGAGCTTGGCTTTGAGGACAACCTGGTGGTAAAGGCAGAGCCGTTCCACCTGTGGGTAATCGAGGCGCCGGAGTCTGTAAAGGCAGCCTTCCCAACCGAAAAAGCAGGCTTGCAGGTAAAGTTCGCAACAGACCTCACCCCTTACCGATCCCGCAAAGTACGCATCCTGAACGGAGCGCATACGGCGCTGGTACCGGTAGCATACCTGCACGGCTTGCGCACGGTACGCGAGGCGGTGGAAGATGCATATACGGGCCCTTTCATCAGAGAAGCCATTTTTGAGGAAATCATTCCTACGCTTGATCTTTCGAAAGAAGAGCTGGAGCAGTTTGCAAACGATGTGATCGAGCGCTTCCAGAACCCGTTCATCCACCACGAACTGATCTCAATTGCGCTTAACTCTGTCTCGAAGTATAAAGTGCGCGTGCTACCGTCAGTGCTAGAGTATCAGCATCGAAAAGGCCAGTTGCCAGAGCGCCTGCTCACCTCGCTGGCTGCCCTTATTTTGTTTTACAGAGGCGAATGGCAGGGCGAGAAAATCCCATTGAATGACACAGCGGAAGTGCTGGCATTCTTCGAGCAAGCCTGGAAAGGCAATGACGCCGCAGCTGCTGTGGATGCTACGCTCGCCAACACCGATTTCTGGGACAGAGACCTGACGCAGGTGGAAGGCCTGGCAAGTATGGTGAAGGAAAAAATAGGACAACTGCAGCGTACAGAGCAGGAAAAAGAAAAAATAGCTTAGCAGGAGCTATTATAAAGAAGTTGAGTGATGGTTGAATTGAATCTTCCCTTTGCCCCTTTTAGGTGGGGCTAGGGAAGATTTTCACCACAGGCCAAACACCCAAAAGAGAATCGAATTAAGAGCTTACTATTCTGCCATCATCAGGCAAAGGAAAACAAGTATACATGATGTCCTTTTTAGACGATAACTTTCTGCTGCAGACGGAAACTGCGCAGCAATTATACCATGCGCATGCCAAGCACATGCCCATCATTGATTACCATTGCCATTTATCACCCAAGGATATTGCCGAAGACAGGAGATTTAAGAACCTGACCGAAATCTGGCTGGAAGGCGACCATTACAAGTGGCGCGCCATGCGCACCAACGGCATCCCGGAGAAGTACTGCACCGGCGATGCGGATGATTACGCAAAGTTTGAGAAGTGGGCTCAGACTGTTCCTTACACCGTGCGCAACCCGCTTTACCACTGGACGCACATGGAGCTTAAAAAGCCTTTTGGCATTGAGAAAATCCTGAAGCCCGAGACAGCCCGCGAAATTTACGACGACTGCACCGCCATGCTGCAGACCAACGCGTTCAGCGTGCGCGGCATCCTCCAGAAAATGAACGTGGAGATTATCTGCACCACAGATGATCCGATCGACAGCCTGGAGTATCACCAGAAAATAAAGGCCGACAACTTTGGTGTGCAGGTGCTGCCAACGTTTCGCGCCGACAAGGCCATGGCCATAGAACTGCCGGAGGTGTTTCTGCCCTACTTGCAGAAGCTGGAGGAAGCGTCTGGTGTTTCCATCGGCACTTTCCAGCAGTTGCTGGACGCGCTGAAGCAGCGCCACGACTTCTTCCACGAGTTAGGCGGGCGCCTCTCCGACCACGGTCTAGAGACTATTTATGCCGAAGAATACACAGAAGCAGAAGTCAAAGCTATTTTTGAGAAGGCGCTGAATAAACAGCAGCTGTCGCAGGAAGAGGTGCTGAAGTTTAAATCGGCGATGCTGGTGGAGCTGGCCTTGCTGGATCACGCCAAAGGCTGGACGCAGCAGTTTCACCTCGGAGCCCTGCGCAACAACAACACCCGCATGATGCGCGAGTTGGGTCCTGACACCGGCTTCGACTCCATCGGCGACTTTGACGTGGCGCGTCCGCTCTCGAGGTTCATGGATAAGCTGGACAACTCTGATCAGTTAGCCAAGACCATACTTTATAACCTGAATCCGAGTCAGAACGAGCTGTACGCTACCATGATCGGCAACTTCAACGACGGCTCCACGCCGGGCAAGATTCAGTTCGGCTCTGCCTGGTGGTTCCTGGATCAGAAAGACGGCATGGAGAAGCAAATGAACGCGCTGTCGAACATGGGCCTGCTAAGCCGCTTCGTGGGCATGCTTACCGACTCCCGCAGCTTCCTCTCTTACCCACGCCATGAGTATTTCAGAAGAATCTTGTGTAATTTGATCGGCAATGATGTCGAGAGCGGCGAACTGCCAGCCAGCGAAATGGAATGGTATGGCCAGATGGTCGAAAACATCTGCTACAATAACGCAAAGAACTACTTCAACTTTTAAAACCTATGGGGAAAGTACTCTCGTTTGGGGAACTGCTGCTACGGATTTGTCCGGATGAAGGCGGACAGTGGCTACAGGAAAACAACCTGCCGTTTTACGTGGGCGGGGCAGAGGCAAACGTGGCCACCGCATTAGCGCTTTGGAATGTGCCGTCTGCTTACATCACTGCGCTGCCTGACAACTTCATTTCAGAGCAGCTGGTGGGTTATCTGAAGGGCCGAAAGGTGGAGACGGATGCCATCGTTTACCAAGGTGACCGCGTGGGCTTATACTACCTGCCAAAGGGCAAGGACCTCAAGAACACCGGGGTTATCTACGACAGAGCCGGCTCGGCTTACGCAGACCTGAAACCCGGTACGATAGACTGGAATAAGGCTTTTGAAGGCGTGAGCTGGTTTCACTTCAGCGCCATCTGCCCTGCCATTAACCAGAACGTGGCGGATGTATGCGAAGAGGCGCTGAAAGCTGCCAAAGAGAGGAATATCTTTATCTCGCTCGATCTCAACTACAGGGCAAAGCTCTGGAAGTATGGCAAAGACCCGGTGGAGGTAATGCCTGCACTGGCCAACTATTGCGACCTGATCATGGGCAATATCTGGGCGGCTAATAAGATGCTTGGCATCAAACTGAATGAGGAGCTGATTGCTGACGGGGAAAAGGAAAGCCTGCTGCAGCACGCGCAACTTACATCAGAGGAGATCACGAAGAAATTCCCGAACTGCAGCATCGTAGCCAACACTTTCCGCTTTGATCATAAGGAAGGCATCCGCTACTACACCACGCTTTACAAAGACAGCGAACTAACTGTTTCGCAGGAATATGTGGCGGAGAAGATACTGGACAAAGTAGGCAGCGGCGACTGCTTTATGGCAGGGCTGATCTACGGCTTCCATAACAAACTCTCGCCTTCCGAC
Above is a window of Pontibacter akesuensis DNA encoding:
- the kduI gene encoding 5-dehydro-4-deoxy-D-glucuronate isomerase translates to MSTSYSIRHAIHPNDSKTYDTAKLREAFLIEDLFQKDAVQGVYTMYDRLIVGGAQPANKPLPLESFPTLRSENFLDRRELGIINIGAESTVTVDGEVITLANKEALYVGMGTKEVIFHPAANGADTFFYFNSAPAHRNYPTKKVALDQAETVEMGSLENSNHRIIRKLLINSVVETCQLQMGLTELQQGSVWNTMPAHTHDRRMEAYLYFNLPEDQVVSHFMGEPQETRHLFVKNRQAVISPPWSIHSGAGTYNYAFIWGMAGENLDYNDMDKVQPTDLK
- a CDS encoding tagaturonate reductase, with the protein product MKQLNRQTANITRNYPVKVLQFGEGNFLRGFVDWIIDILNEKTDFNGSVKIIQPIERGIVHLLNQQDGLYHVLLNGIQGGKETQETRLITSVSGALNPYDNYSAYLQLAENPDLEFIISNTTEAGICFEEADTSMDTIPSSFPGKLTALLYHRFSHFSGAPDKGLNIIPCELIEKNGAKLKETILQFAAHWNLPQEFTNWINESNIFCNTLVDRIVPGFPKDDIKQIQQELGFEDNLVVKAEPFHLWVIEAPESVKAAFPTEKAGLQVKFATDLTPYRSRKVRILNGAHTALVPVAYLHGLRTVREAVEDAYTGPFIREAIFEEIIPTLDLSKEELEQFANDVIERFQNPFIHHELISIALNSVSKYKVRVLPSVLEYQHRKGQLPERLLTSLAALILFYRGEWQGEKIPLNDTAEVLAFFEQAWKGNDAAAAVDATLANTDFWDRDLTQVEGLASMVKEKIGQLQRTEQEKEKIA
- a CDS encoding LacI family DNA-binding transcriptional regulator — translated: METKAKVTIHDIAEKLNVTASTVSRALNNSPRISEVTKKAVLKAAKQMNYQPNNIAAALRNGKSNIIGIIVPTADRAFFASVIRGIEEVANTFNYKVIISQSYDNYEKEVQTIDALFSARVDGIIASIGKNTEDFAHYKNALEKGFPLVLFDRTTDALDVSQVMINDYLGAYKVVEHLIEQGCKRIAHFTSPKKVSVFKERLRGYVDALKDNGLPYDEELVVLSNLQLEDGRASMEQLLQLKEMPDAVFSASDFGAMGAMQVLKERGIKIPEQVALAGFSNDPFTSFTDPPLTTVDQLSLTMGRRTAELFFQQLKAGDKRAVPQKTVLKPELIIRKSSLKKGI
- a CDS encoding sugar kinase — protein: MGKVLSFGELLLRICPDEGGQWLQENNLPFYVGGAEANVATALALWNVPSAYITALPDNFISEQLVGYLKGRKVETDAIVYQGDRVGLYYLPKGKDLKNTGVIYDRAGSAYADLKPGTIDWNKAFEGVSWFHFSAICPAINQNVADVCEEALKAAKERNIFISLDLNYRAKLWKYGKDPVEVMPALANYCDLIMGNIWAANKMLGIKLNEELIADGEKESLLQHAQLTSEEITKKFPNCSIVANTFRFDHKEGIRYYTTLYKDSELTVSQEYVAEKILDKVGSGDCFMAGLIYGFHNKLSPSDTLAFATAAAFKKLFIPSDATSTTVAEVQETISNYAN
- a CDS encoding gluconate 5-dehydrogenase — translated: MNLFDLQGQVALITGATHGLGMAMAKALGKAGATLVINGNTPAKMEAALANYSAEGYSVHGYLFDVTDEAQVQENVARIEQEVGPIGILVNNAGMIKRVPALEMDVAEFRKVVDVDLTAPFIMSKYVAKNMVARRSGKIINICSMMSELGRDTVSAYAAAKGGLKMLTRNLATEWAKYNIQVNGIGPGYFATDQTAPIRVDGHPFNDFIINRTPAGRWGDPADLEGTTIFLASKASNFINGQIIYVDGGILATIGKPSNEN
- the uxaC gene encoding glucuronate isomerase, yielding MSFLDDNFLLQTETAQQLYHAHAKHMPIIDYHCHLSPKDIAEDRRFKNLTEIWLEGDHYKWRAMRTNGIPEKYCTGDADDYAKFEKWAQTVPYTVRNPLYHWTHMELKKPFGIEKILKPETAREIYDDCTAMLQTNAFSVRGILQKMNVEIICTTDDPIDSLEYHQKIKADNFGVQVLPTFRADKAMAIELPEVFLPYLQKLEEASGVSIGTFQQLLDALKQRHDFFHELGGRLSDHGLETIYAEEYTEAEVKAIFEKALNKQQLSQEEVLKFKSAMLVELALLDHAKGWTQQFHLGALRNNNTRMMRELGPDTGFDSIGDFDVARPLSRFMDKLDNSDQLAKTILYNLNPSQNELYATMIGNFNDGSTPGKIQFGSAWWFLDQKDGMEKQMNALSNMGLLSRFVGMLTDSRSFLSYPRHEYFRRILCNLIGNDVESGELPASEMEWYGQMVENICYNNAKNYFNF